The Spirochaetae bacterium HGW-Spirochaetae-1 genomic sequence CCGAAATTTCAATTTCAGCCTTTTCATTGATAAGTTGTATTGCCTGCCCCATTGTTTCTCTGTCCATGTTGTCGAGCATGATGACATCAGCCTTCGATTCCAGGGCTTCCCGTACTTCGCTGAGATTAGCTGCTTCAACTTCTACGCGGTATTGAGAGCCGTGACAGACCCTGATTTTTCTCACTGCAGCGGTTATGCTGCCGGCGGCCTTTATGTGATTGTCCTTGATCATAACCATGTCATAAAGCCCCATGCGATGGTTTTTGCCGCCGCCGGTCATCACTGCGTATTTGTCCAGGGCCCTGAAGCCCGGAAGGGTTTTTCTTGTATCAAGAATTTGTATTGATGTTCCCAGGAGTGCCCGGGCATACCGGTTTGTTTCTGTTGCAATTCCTGAAAGGCGCTGCAGAAAATTAAGCACGATGCGTTCTCCCCTGAGCAGTGAAATGGTCGGTCCTGTAAATTTCAATATTTCCGTACCGGGGGAGACTACAGTTCCGTCGTTGATGAGAATTTCGGTGTTGATACCGGGATCAATTATCTGATAAATGAGACGTGCGATCTCTCCGCCGCAGAAAATTCCGCTGTCCTTTGAAATTATGAGGCACTCTGATTCGTGCCCGGGGTTGAAGATGGCATCGGAGGTTATATCTCCCGGACCAATATCCTCCAGTATTGCC encodes the following:
- the nadC gene encoding nicotinate-nucleotide diphosphorylase (carboxylating); this translates as MIINLIELAILEDIGPGDITSDAIFNPGHESECLIISKDSGIFCGGEIARLIYQIIDPGINTEILINDGTVVSPGTEILKFTGPTISLLRGERIVLNFLQRLSGIATETNRYARALLGTSIQILDTRKTLPGFRALDKYAVMTGGGKNHRMGLYDMVMIKDNHIKAAGSITAAVRKIRVCHGSQYRVEVEAANLSEVREALESKADVIMLDNMDRETMGQAIQLINEKAEIEISGNVELDTIDSLKDLKVTYISSGALTHSVRAFDLSMKFRTV